One Limnothrix sp. FACHB-406 DNA window includes the following coding sequences:
- a CDS encoding ATP-dependent Clp protease ATP-binding subunit produces MFERFTEKAIKVIMLAQEEARRLGHNFVGTEQILLGLIGEGTGVAAKVLKSMGVNLKDARIEVEKIIGRGSGFVAVEIPFTPRAKRVLELSLEEARQLGHNYIGTEHLLLGLIREGEGVAARVLENLGVDLSKVRTQVIRMLGETAEVTAGGSQGRTKTPTLDEFGANLTQQAAEGKLDPVVGRQKEIERVIQILGRRTKNNPVLIGEPGVGKTAIAEGLAQRIANGDVPDILEDKRVVTLDIGLLVAGTKYRGEFEERLKKIMDEIRQAGNVILVIDEVHTLIGAGAAEGAIDAANILKPALARGELQCIGATTLDEYRKHIERDAALERRFQPVMVGEPTVDETIEILRGLRERYEQHHKLKISDEALEAAAKLSDRYISDRYLPDKAIDLIDEAGSRVRLLNSQLPPAAKELDKELREVLKQKDEAVRSQDFDKAGELRDKEMEIKQQIRNIAQTKKSEERADDPLQPVVDEEDIAQIVASWTGVPVNKLTESESEKLLHMEDVLHQRLIGQDEAVKAVSRAIRRARVGLKNPNRPIASFIFSGPTGVGKTELTKALAAYFFGSEEAMIRLDMSEYMERHTVSKLIGSPPGYVGYNEGGQLTEAVRRRPYTVVLFDEIEKAHPDVFNMLLQILEDGRLTDAKGRTVDFKNTLIILTSNIGSKVIEKGGGGLGFEFGEDQAESQYNRIKSLVNEELKNYFRPEFLNRLDEIIVFRQLSKDEVKEIAEILLKEVFARLTERGITLAVTDKFRERLIEEGFNPSYGARPLRRAIMRLLEDVLAEEILSGRIKDGDTATIDLDEDRNVKVDVTASAPPAETRELVGQGAE; encoded by the coding sequence ATGTTTGAACGCTTCACTGAGAAAGCCATTAAGGTGATCATGCTCGCCCAAGAAGAGGCCCGCCGCCTGGGTCATAACTTCGTGGGCACTGAGCAAATCCTTCTCGGACTCATTGGCGAAGGCACTGGTGTAGCCGCCAAAGTCCTGAAATCCATGGGTGTCAACCTCAAGGACGCTCGGATTGAGGTCGAAAAAATTATCGGTCGCGGCTCCGGTTTCGTGGCTGTGGAAATTCCCTTCACGCCCCGGGCCAAGCGGGTTCTGGAACTGTCGCTCGAAGAGGCCCGCCAACTGGGTCATAACTACATCGGCACAGAGCACCTGCTGCTGGGCCTGATCCGCGAAGGAGAGGGGGTCGCGGCCCGAGTGCTGGAAAATCTGGGCGTTGACCTGTCGAAGGTGCGCACCCAAGTGATTCGGATGTTGGGCGAAACGGCGGAAGTGACTGCCGGTGGCTCCCAAGGCCGCACCAAGACCCCAACCCTGGATGAGTTTGGGGCTAACCTGACCCAACAGGCTGCTGAAGGCAAGTTGGATCCGGTGGTGGGTCGCCAGAAGGAAATTGAGCGGGTGATTCAGATTTTGGGTCGCCGCACCAAAAACAACCCGGTGTTGATCGGGGAGCCGGGCGTGGGTAAAACCGCGATCGCCGAAGGGTTGGCCCAACGGATTGCCAATGGCGATGTGCCGGACATTCTGGAAGACAAGCGGGTCGTGACGCTGGATATCGGTCTGTTGGTGGCCGGTACCAAGTATCGCGGGGAGTTTGAAGAGCGCCTGAAGAAGATCATGGATGAGATTCGCCAGGCCGGTAACGTGATCCTGGTGATCGATGAAGTCCATACCCTGATTGGCGCGGGTGCTGCGGAAGGGGCGATCGATGCCGCCAACATACTGAAGCCAGCCCTCGCACGGGGCGAATTGCAGTGCATCGGAGCCACGACCCTGGATGAGTACCGCAAGCACATCGAGCGGGATGCGGCCCTGGAGCGGCGCTTCCAGCCGGTGATGGTGGGTGAGCCGACCGTGGACGAAACGATCGAGATTCTGCGCGGTCTGCGGGAGCGCTACGAGCAACACCACAAGCTGAAGATTTCCGATGAAGCGCTGGAAGCAGCAGCCAAGCTGTCCGATCGCTACATCAGCGATCGCTACTTGCCCGACAAGGCGATCGACTTGATCGACGAAGCGGGATCGCGGGTGCGCTTGCTGAATTCCCAACTGCCTCCGGCTGCTAAGGAATTGGACAAGGAGCTGCGGGAAGTCCTCAAGCAAAAGGACGAAGCCGTGCGATCGCAGGACTTTGACAAGGCCGGCGAGCTGCGCGACAAGGAAATGGAAATTAAGCAGCAAATCCGCAACATCGCCCAAACCAAGAAATCGGAAGAGCGGGCCGATGATCCGCTGCAACCGGTGGTGGACGAGGAGGACATCGCCCAAATCGTCGCCTCCTGGACGGGTGTGCCGGTGAACAAGCTCACCGAGTCCGAATCCGAAAAGCTGCTGCACATGGAAGACGTGTTGCACCAGCGGCTGATCGGCCAAGACGAAGCGGTGAAGGCCGTGTCTCGCGCCATTCGTCGGGCCCGCGTGGGTCTGAAGAACCCCAACCGCCCGATCGCCAGCTTCATCTTCTCTGGCCCCACTGGGGTTGGGAAAACCGAGCTGACCAAGGCCTTGGCGGCCTATTTCTTCGGCTCCGAAGAAGCGATGATCCGCCTCGACATGTCGGAGTACATGGAGCGGCACACGGTCTCGAAACTGATCGGTTCGCCTCCGGGCTACGTGGGCTACAACGAAGGCGGCCAACTGACCGAAGCCGTGCGTCGTCGTCCCTACACCGTGGTGCTGTTCGACGAAATCGAAAAGGCCCACCCCGATGTGTTCAACATGCTGCTGCAAATCTTGGAAGACGGTCGCTTGACCGATGCCAAGGGCCGCACGGTGGACTTCAAGAACACCTTGATCATCCTCACCTCGAACATCGGTTCTAAGGTGATCGAAAAGGGTGGCGGTGGTCTGGGCTTCGAGTTTGGCGAAGACCAAGCCGAGTCCCAGTACAACCGAATCAAGTCCCTGGTGAACGAGGAGCTGAAGAACTACTTCCGCCCCGAGTTCCTGAACCGCCTGGACGAAATCATCGTCTTCCGCCAACTGAGCAAGGACGAGGTGAAGGAAATCGCCGAAATCCTGCTCAAGGAAGTGTTTGCCCGCTTGACCGAGCGCGGCATCACCCTGGCGGTGACCGACAAGTTCCGCGAACGCCTGATCGAAGAGGGCTTCAACCCCAGCTACGGGGCGCGGCCGCTGCGTCGGGCGATCATGCGCCTCCTGGAAGACGTGCTGGCGGAGGAAATCCTCTCCGGCCGGATCAAGGACGGCGACACGGCCACGATCGACCTCGACGAAGACCGCAACGTGAAGGTGGACGTGACGGCCAGTGCGCCGCCCGCTGAAACCCGTGAACTGGTGGGTCAAGGGGCTGAGTAA